The window CTCCGGCGCCTGCGCGGCCTGGGCCTGCAGCACGGTGGAGAACTGTGCCTGGCTGCCGGGCCGGCGCAGGAACAGCACCAGTTCGCGCGCCACCGCGAGCGAAGCGGCATGGCCCAGGTCTTCCTCGACCAGCGCCAGCGCCAGGTCCATGCCCGCGGTGACGCCCGCCGAGGTGTAGAGCCCGCCCTCCCGGATCCAGATCGGATCCGGATCGACCTGCACGCGCGGGTGGCGGGCGGCCAGCCGGTCGGCGTGGCGCCAGTGGGTGGTGGCGCGGTGGGTGTCGAGCAGGCCGGTGGCGGCCAGCACGAAGGCGCCGGTGCAGACCGCGCCGAGCCGTCGCACGGTCGGCGCCTGCGCACGCAACCAGGTGGTCAGGCGCGCGTCGTCGGCCGCGCTCGCGTGGCCGGCGCCGCCGGCGATCAGCAAGGTGTCGATGGGCCCGTCCAGCCCGGCGGCGATGCCGTGATACGGCGCGTCGGCCAGCATCCTGAGCCCGCTTTCCGTGCGGATCAGGCCATCGTCGCGCACGCTGGCCACCCGCAGCCGGTACGGCGGGCACTCACGCCCGCTCACGCGGTTGGCCTGGCCGAACACGGCGCTGGGGCCGGTGACGTCGAGTTCCTGCGCCGGGTCGGGGGCGACGATGACGACCGTTCGTGGCGTGTCGCTGGCAAGGGAGAGGCGGGCTGGCATGGTGGCGTGACGGTGGCTGTCACCGATCATACCGGGCCCGGCCCGCGCGGTGCGGCACTGCCACTCAAACCGCCGCGCCGGCCGCCAGCGCGCCGGCCTGCTCGCGCCGCACCTGGCGTTGCCAGGCCAGCGTGAGCGCCAGCGCCACCGCCAGCGCCGGCAGCACGGCCAGGTTGACCGCCTGCCAGCCGTGCCGGTGCAGCACCTGGCCCGCCGCCAGCGTGGCGAGCGCGGTCAGCACCGCGGCGGAAAACTCCGCGGCGGCCTGAGTGCGGGCCCGTTCGCTGGGCCGGTAGGACGCGGCCAGCAGCGCCGTGCCGCCCACGAACATGAAGTTCCAGCCCACGCCCAGGCACAGCAGGGCCAGGTAGAAGGCCGGCAGCGCCGTGGACGCAAGCGCTGCCAGCGCGGCCACGGCACACAGCAGCGTGCCGCAGGCCAGCATGCGCGCGGTGCCGAAACGCTGCAGCAACCAGCCCGAGAAGAAGGACGGCGCATACATGCCGACCAGGTGCCACTCGATGATCTGCGCGCCCTGCCCGATGCTGTGGCCGCAGGCGACGGCGGCGATCGGGGTCGCGGTCATTACGAACATCATCACGGCGTTGCCGATGCCGTTGTTGGCGAAGGCGGCCAGGAACACGGGCCGCCGCACGATCTCGCCGAGCGGACGTGCCGGCAGCACGGCCTCGTCGCCGGCGCCGGCTTCGGTGCGGGCCGGCTCGCGGTAGGCGAGCAGCAGCAGCAGGATGGTCGCGACGCCGAACAGCGCCACCACGAGGTAGGAGCCGGCGAATGGCTCGGCCTGCAGCATGTCGCGGCTCCAGGCGGCGATCGCGGGGCCGCACACGGCGGCCACCACGCCGCCGGTCAGCACGGCGGCGATGGCGCGCGGCTTTTCCGCCACCGCGGCGGCATCGGCTGCGGCCAGGCGGTAGAAGCGTGCGAAGGCCTGGAACACACCGACCAGCGCGGTGCCGACGCAGAAAGCGACGAAGTGCCGGTGCGAGATGGCCCACACCGAGACCAGGCCGCCCACGGTGCAGGCGAGGCCGCCCAGGCAGAAGGCCAGGCGCCGGCCGCAGCGCTCGATGACGAAGGCGGCGGCGATCGCGGTGAACGCGGAGGCCACGGTGATCAGCGCGAAGGGCAGCGTAGCCAGCGCCTTGTCCGGTGCCAGCGTATAGCCGACCAGGCCGGTCAGGGTCAGGTCGACGGAAAGGGCTGCGGTGAACAGGGCCTGGCAAACCGCCAGTACCCGGGCCTGCGACATCGCCGGCGTGGCCATGGAACGCTCCTTGGGGGAAATGAGGACAGTCCCAAGGTTAAGTCCGGCGCGCCCGGCACGACGGACAACGATCCGTCGAATCCTGCCAGGCCGGCCGCCTGGCCCGGCCTGGCCCGGGCCTAGTTGAACACGTCCTGCCGGTAGCGGCCCTCGGCCACCAGGCCGGCGAACCAGGCCGAGGCGGCATCGCCGTCCAGGCCGCCCTCGGCCACGGCGATGTCCATCAGCGTCTTGCGCACCGCCGGCGCCATCTGGCGCCCGTCGCCGCACAGGTAGACCACGGCACCGGCGCTGAGCTGGCGCCACAGCTCGGCGCGCTGCTGCCACAGCAGGTCCTGGACGAAGCGCGCAGGGGCGCCGGTGGCAGAGTGCGCCACGTGCAGGCGCGCCACACCCTGCGCCTGCCAGGCCAGCATCTCGTCGCGATACAGCCAGTCGTGCTGCGGGTGGCGGCAGCCGAAGTAGAGCTCGACCGGGGCCACGGCCTGTCCTGCGGCCTGCTGCGCGGCACGCTCTTCGAGGAAGCCGCGGAAGGGGGCGATGCCGGTGCCGGGCCCGATCAGGATCATGGCTTGCGCGGGGTCGGCCTCCGGCGCGAACGGCGGGTTGGGCGTGCGGATGGCGGCCGCCACCGTGGCGCCCGGCGCCAGTCCCTGCAGCCAGTTGGACGCCACGCCGCGGAACTGGCCGCGCCCCGACAGGGCCGGCGCCAGCACGGTGCCGACCGTGAGCGTGGCCACATCGGGCGAGACCAGCGGCGAGGAGGCGATAGAGTAGAAGCGCGGGCGCATCGGCACCACGCAGGCCAGCAGGCCGGCGAGGTCGAGCTCGATGGCCGGGAAGCGCGCCAGCAGGTCGGGCAGGCCGAGGCGGTGCGCCGCCACCTGGGCCGCGTAGCCTTGGGCGGCATCGTCCGAGCCCAGGCGCTCCAGCGACTGCCGCGTGAACGGGCAGCGTGTGCGCTGCGCCAGCAGGCGCAGGGTCTGGCGCGACACCACATCCTGCAGTTCGACGAAGTGCGTGAGCAGCGCGCGCAGTGGCAGGGGCTGTCCCAAGGGCAGGCCGCGCGCCGCGCCGGCGCGTGGCGCCGACAGCGTGACCACCGCTTCGGGATCGAGGTCGAGCCGCTCGCACAGGTCGTGCACCAGTGCCGGACGGTTCTGCGGGTAGACGGCGAGGTGGTCGCCGGCGGCATAGCGGGCTCCCTCGGGCAGGCGCAGCCGGATGTCGCGCGTCGAGGTGCGCGGCGCCTCGACGGCGAAGTCCCACAGGCCGGCGGGATCGCTCACCAGTTCGCGGTTGGCGAGCACGGTGAACGGCTGGGTGTTGGAAGGCAGCACGCTGGCGCGGATCTCGTCGATGCCGCGCAGCGCGACCTCGACCGCCAGCGGCGGCGCGCCCTCGGCGCCCGGGGCCGGGCCGGGCGCGTGCGGCTGCTGCTGCGCGAGCGCGCTCCACAGCGCCGCCAGCCACTGCTCGGCGGCCTGGTCGAAATCGGCATTGCCGTCGGCCTCCCCGCGCGCCAGCAGGGGCCGGGCGCCGGCGGCGGCGAAGAAGGTGTCGAGGCGCTTGGGAAAGGCCTGGTAGGTGGCCCACTGCGAATTGCCGCAGCCGAGCACCGCGTAGCGCAGGCCGCCGGCGCGCCAGTCGCCCGGCGCATCGCCGGCGGCATCCAGCATGGCTTCGAAGCGGCGCGCGTTGTCGGGCGCGCGGCCGTTGTAGGTGGCCGCCACGATCACCGCCAGCCCTTGCGTGGGCAGCTTGCCGAGCGCGTCGTCGAGGTCGTGCAGCGTGGCCTCGTAGCCGGCCGCCAGCGCGCCCGCCTGGACCTGCTCGGCCAGCTCGCGCGCGGTGCCGAGGCTGGAGGCGCACAGCACCGCCAGCGTCTCGCCGCCGGCTGCCACCACCGGGCGCGCCGCCGCGGCCGTGACGGCGCCGGAGGCGGGCGCCGCCACCACGATGCGTTCGTGCGGACGGCGCCGGCGCGCGCGCAGCAGGAAGTGGTCGGGCTTGAGGGTCAGCGTTTCCTTGATGCGGAACTGGTAGTCGTGCGGATCGTGCAGCTGGAAGTGGCGCAGCATCAGCGCCAGCGCCAGCTTGGCCTCGGTCAGCGCGAACTGGCGGCCGATGCAGGCGCGCTCGCCGTTACCGAAGGGCTTGTAGGCATGCGGATGGATGCGTGCCTCGTTCTCGGGCAGGAAGCGGTCGATGTCGAAGCGCTCGGGATCGTCCCACACGGCCGGATCGCGGTGCAGCGCCGTCAGCACCACCGCGACGCGCCGGTCCTTGTGGATGCGGTAGCGTCCGCCGATCACCGTATCCTCGAAGGGCGCCACCGAGAAGGCGGGCGCGGTCGGCCACAGGCGCAGCGTTTCCTTGAGCACGCGGTCCAGCACCTGCAGGCGCGCCAGGTCGGCGTAGGCCGGCGGCGCGTCGCCGGGCAGCACCGCGTCCACTTCGGCATAGGCCTGGGCCAGCACGCCCGGATGGCGCATCAGCTCGTACAGGGCGAAGGTCAGCAGGCCGCTGGTGGTCTCGTGGCCGGCGATCAGGAAGGTGATCACCTGGTTGCGGATATTGACGTCGTCCAGGCGCTGGTCGGTCTCGGGGTCGCGCGCCTCCAGCATCAGGTTGAGCAGGTCGCGCGCGGGCGTGGGCGACTGGCGGCGCTGGCGGATCACGTCGTCGACCAGTTCGCGCATGAAGCGCGTGTCCTCGGCGAACTTGCGGTGCGCCGCGTGCATGAAGCGGTCCTGCAGCGGGAAGCGCGTCAGCTTGCCCATGGCCTCTTCCAGCGCGCCGACCATGGCGTCGATGAAGGGATGGAGCTGCTGGCTGGCGAAGGAGTCGAAGTCGTAGCCGAAACCGGACAGGGCGATGGTGTCCAGCGTCAGCCGCGTCATGTCGTCGGAGACGGCGATGTCGGCATCCGGGCCCTGGCGGTCCCACTTGTCGACCAGGCGCATGGCCACGCGCAGCATCACGTCGAAGTAGCCCTTCATCGCGCGCTGGCTGAAGGCCGGCATCAGGATGCGGTGGGCGCGCCCCCAGTTGGCTTCGTCGGTATGCGCGGTGAACAGGCCGTCGCCGGCCACGTCGCGCAGGAAGGACAGCGGCGGGCCGATGAACTTGCGGAAGCGCGCGGCATCGGCCAGCTCCGCCGCCAGGGCCGCCGACGTGACGAAAGGCACGCGGCGCCCGGCGAAGTCGAGTTCGAAGATGCCCTCGTGCGCCCGCGCGCGCGCCATCAGGTGCTGGGCGAAGGCGCCCGGCTTGATCTGCAGGATATTGCCCACCAGCGGCCAGCCCGGATCGCGCGGGATCGGCTGCAGGGAGGCGGCGGGCCGGCCGGCAACCGGGGCCTGGGACGAGGAAGTGGCGGCTTGCGTCATAGTGGGCGCGCAGGGGCGGCTAGGAGTCGTAGGCGGCCGGCGCGCCTGGCGCGCCGGTGGGAAACATCCTGGGGCGATACCGGTAGACAATACGCACGTGGCAGCCGGTGCGGAGCACGGCAGCGGCACCGGAGATGCCACCGACACCGGAACCGGAGCCGTAGTCGATGTCCGGTAGACATTCGTCTACTTCTGCAGCAAAGTAGACGAATGTAGACAGGATGTCAATGCACATGGCGCGGGGTGCCGCGCGTTTGCATGGCCGGCGCCGCGCGCATGCGCAGGGTGCCGGGCACCGGGCGCGTCTGGTGCACAATTTGTAGATCTGAAGACACACGCGGGCCACCGCCCGCCAAGCTGGCAGCACATGGAAGACATCGCCGACGGCAAACGCAGATTGATCGACGCCGCCCTGCGGCTGGCCGCCGCCAAGCGCAGCTTCGCCGCGCTGGGCCTGCGCGAACTCGCGCGCGAGGCCGGACTCAACCCGAATACCTTCTATCGCCATTTCCGCGACATGGAGGACCTGGCGCTGACCGCCATCGCCGAGGTCAGCGATGCCTTGCGGCCGATGCTGCGCGAGGTGCGCTGGGCGGCCGCGCGCGACAGCTCGCAGGCCGTGGCCGAACGCACCTGCGGCGCCTTCTTCGCCTACGCGCATGGCCATGCCGATGCCTTCCTGCTGGCGCTGTGCGGCAGCACCGGTCCGCAGCCTGGGCTGCGCGCGGCGATCCGCCAGCTGCTGGCCGATATCGCCGCCGAGATCGCCGAGGACATCGAACGCCTGCAACTCATTCCCTCGCTGCCGCGCGCGACCGTCGACGCGGCCTGCGCGGAGATCGTCTTCCACCTGTTCCACCTGTCGGCCGAGTACCTGGAGGCGGACGAGGCCGGCCGGCGCGCCCACGTGGGGCGCGCGGTACGCTTCGTCGCCTGGCTGCTGCACGGCGCCGCCGCGACGCAGGCGGGCGAGGCCTGCCGCGCCGCCGAGGCCGCCGGCGCGGCGCGCCTGTCGGCCCGCTGAGACAGCCCTGATGCGGCTTTGATGCGGCGCGCGCGAGGCGCGCCTACTCGACCACCTTGCCGCGCTGCACCTTGAGTGCGCTGCGCTGGCTCTTGCCCTCCAGGCGGCGCCGGCGCGAGGCCAGCGTGGGACGGGTGGCACGGCGCACGCGCGGCGGCGTGGCCACGCTGCGCACCAGTTCGTGCAGGCGGCGCACGGCTTCCTCGCGGTTGGCTTCCAGGCTGCGGTGCTGCTGCGCCTTGATCACCACCACGCCGTCGCGCGTGATGCGGTGGTCGTGCAGCTGCAGCAGGCGCTCCTGGTGGTCGGCGGGCAGTGACGAGGCGCGGATATCGAAGCGCAGGTGGACGGCGTTGGAGACCTTGTTGATGTTCTGGCCGCCCGCGCCCTGGGCGCGGATTGCCGTGATCTCGTACTCGTGGTGGGGGATGGTCGGCTCGCCGTGCATGGCCGCATCTTAGCAAGCGGCGGGGCCGATATGGGGTACGGGGTACCGCGCCTGCCGCTCAGCGCGGCACGCTGACCGGATCGACGTGGGTCATCACGTTAAGCACGTCAGCGCGCGCCATGGCGCGGTTGCTGGCCTCGGTGGCGATGGCATGGCCCTGGGCCACGCTCAGGCTGCCGTCGACTTCCAGGTGCACGTCGACCAGGATCATGTCGCCCATCTTGCGCGTCTTCAGGTCGTGCACACCCTGCACGCCGGGCGTGGCGGCGATCAGCACGCGCAGGGCTTCCACCGTCTCGGCGTCGGCGGCGCGATCGGTCAGGTCGCGCAGGGCCTCCCGGCTGAAGCCCCAGCCCATGCGCGCCACCATCAGGCCCACCACGATGGCCGCCACCGGATCGAGCAGGTGGTAGCCAAGCAGATTGCCGCCGATGCCGCACGCGACCACCAGGGAGGAGGCGGCGTCCGAGCGCGCGTGCCAGGCGTTGGCCACCAGCATGCTGGAGCGCACCCGCTGCGCCGCCGCCAGCATGTAGCGGAACAGCGATTCCTTGGCCACCAGCGTGGCCAGCGCCACCCATAGCGCGACCGAGGTGACGTGCGGGATGTCCTCGGGGTGCTGCAGCTTGTGCGCGGCCGACCACAGCATGCCGATGCCGACCGCCAGCAGCAGCAGGCCGAGCGCGAGCGAGGCGGCGTTCTCGTAGCGCTGGTGTCCGTAGTGGTGGTCCTCGTCCGGGGCTTTGCCGCCCTGGTGGCCGGCGAACAGCACGACAAAATCGGCCACCAGATCCGACAGCGTGTGCACGCCGTCGGCCACCAGGCCGCTCGAGCCGGACAGCAGGCCGGCGACGATCTGCACCACGCTCAGCACGCTGTTGACTGCCACGCTCACCAGCGTGCTGAGGCGGGCGGTGGCCTGCCGGGCGGCGAGGCCGTCCTCGGCGTCGCCACGCAACGGCGCCATCGGCACCGTCTCCTGCGCCACGTCTTGCACCACGTCTTGTGCCGCCTGTCTCACTCCGTCTGCCTGCCCCACCCGTTCCGTCCCTTGCGATTCCCGCACCATGTTCCCGATCCTCTGGCGGGCCGTGCTCCGCCGGCGCACGCGCGGCGCCGGTGCCGGCCCTGTCGCCGGCAATGCTACCGCAGCCGCGTGTCGGCCGCGTGTCGGCCGCGCGGCAGGCGCCGCCCTGGCCGGGCGGCCGCGGTCATCGCGCGCGCGCCATCGCGCGTTAATGGCGTGGGAGCGTCGCCACGCGGCGCCTGCCCCACGTGGCGTGGCCGGCCCGGCCGCCCGCCCTGGCCGTTCCGGCCCGTATTCCGCCCCGCATCATGCCTGTCTCTTCCCTTTCCTCCCTGCGCCGGCCCCTGGCCGCCCTGGCCTCGCTCACCCTGCTGGCCGGCTGCCTGGCCTGCGCCACTGCCGCCCGCGCCGCCGAGCCCGTCATCGTGCTCGACTCAGGGGAGGCCTCGCTGACGCTGATCGACCAGGCCACGCACAAGGTGCTGCGCACCGAGCCCACCGGCAAGGAGCCGCACCACCTGCTGGCGACGCCGGACCAGCATGCGCTGATCGTCGCCAACTCGGTATCGAACAGCCTGATGTTCCTGGACCCGCACACCGGCAAGGTGCAGCGCCTGAGCGAAGGCGTGGAGGATCCCTACCAGCTCGGCTTCTCGCCCGACCACAAGTGGTTCCTCACCGCCGGCCTGCGGCTGGACCGTGTCGACATCTACCACTATGACGGGCAGCAGCTCACGCTGGCGCGCCGCCTGCCGCTGGGCCGCACGCCGAGCCACCTGAACTTCACCTCGGACGGCCGCCTCGCCTTCGTCACCCTGCAGGACTCGGGCGAACTGGCGGCGATCGACCTCGCCACGCAGAGCGTGTTGTGGAAGCTGCCGGTCGGCAGCACGCCGGCCGGCCTGTGGATGACGCCGGGCGACCGCTATCTGCTGGTCGGCATGACCGGCGAGGACGACGTCAAGGTGGTGGACTGGCGCGCACGCCAGGTGGTCAAGTCGATCCCGACCGGCCGCGGCGCGCACAATTTCCGCGATCTCGACGACGGCCAGCGCGTGGCGGTCAGCAACCGCGTGGCCAGCACCATCAGCCTGATCGACTACCGCACGCTGCAGAAGACCGGCGACATCGCCGGCCTGCTGCCCGGCCCGGACGACATGGCGCTGAGCGCCGACCACCGCTACCTGTGGGTCACCTTCCGCTTCGCCCGCCACGTCGGCGTGATCGACCTGCCCGCGCGCAAGCTGGTCGATACCATCGCGGTCGGCCGCTCCCCGCACGGCATCTTCTTCGCCGACGGCGCGCCGGTGCACGCGCCCAATCCGGACTGAGCGCCGGCGCCGCACCGATCCGCCATCCGCCTCTGCTCCAACCGGCCCGCCCCATGCTGCACTCCTTGCTCGCCCTGCTCGACAACGCGGTCGCCGCGCTGCAGACGCTGCTCTACATCGACATCGTGCAGCCGCTGTGCTTCCACTTCGGCCTGATGGGCTACGACGAGGATGCCTACGATGCGCTGTACTGGGTCATCATCGGCGTACTGCAGGTCGCGGCCATGTACGCGCTGCTGCGGCCGCTCGAGGCGCTGCGACCGATCGAGCGCTGGCCCGACCGCAAGGACGTGCGCGCCGATGTGATCTACACCTGGATCGGCAAGCTCGGCGTGATCAACCTGACCTTCTTCTTCCTGCTGCAGCCGCTGTTCCACCACTGGCAGAGCCTGCTGGTGATGCACGGCATGCCGGCCATCGCGCTGGACCGCCTGCTGCCGGATGCCGACGAGCGGCCGGTGGCGTCCTTCCTGGTCTACCTGGTGGCGCTGGATTTCGCCGGCTACTGGTACCACCGCTGGCAGCACCGCTTCGGCCTGTGGTGGGAGCTGCATGCCGTGCACCACAGCCAGCAACAGATGTCGCTGTGGACCGATGACCGCAACCACTTCCTCGACGAGCTGCTGCAGGCCGCCTTCTTCGCACTGATTTCGCTCTTCATCGGCATGCAGCCGTCGCAGTTCGTGGTCCTGGTGGCGCTGGGCAACTTCATGCAGAGCGTGCAGCACGTCAACGCCCGCCTGCCCTTCGGCCCGCTGCTGGAGCGGCTGGTGGTCAGCCCCGCCTTCCACCGCCGCCACCATGCCATCGGCTACGGCCACGAAGGCACGCGCTACGGCTGCAACTTCGGCGTGCTGTTCCCCTGGTGGGACATGCTGTTCGGCACGGCTTCCTGGGAGCGCCAGCCGGAGCCGACCGGCATCCGCGAACAGCTCCCGCCGCCGCTGGGCAGCGGGCGCGACTATGGGCGCGGCGTGATGGCGCAGCAGTGGCGCGCCTTCGGCCGCATGGCGCAGCGCCTGCGCGGTGGCCACGGCGCCGCCGTCGTCGTGCAGGACTGAGCGCCCGCCTCCCTCACCCCGGGCAGGCGTTCGCCTGCCCTTTCCTTTCACACCAGGCTTGCCGGATCGGCATCGACCGCGCCGCAGCCAGCCACCGGCCCAGCCCGGCGATCCCCCCACATGCTCAGGGCAGGCCCGCGTGCGGCACATCCACCTCCGCCATCAGGATCTGCCCGAGCCGCGTGGCACGGCGCTCGTGCTCGGCAAAGTTCGGTGCGGCCGCCATGAACAGCGTGGTGCCCCTGGGGCCGCCCAGCGCGGCGGCGAAGATGCCCTGCTCGCCGGTGTCGATCTGCTCCAGGATCCTGCCTCCCTGCTGTACGCGCACGATGCGCTTGCCGATGGCGTCGGCCACCCAGACCGCGCCTTCGGCGTCCAGCGCACCGCCGTCGGGGGCGATCGAGGCGGCGGCCATCAGGGTGCCGATGTCGTCGCT of the Cupriavidus malaysiensis genome contains:
- a CDS encoding MFS transporter, producing MATPAMSQARVLAVCQALFTAALSVDLTLTGLVGYTLAPDKALATLPFALITVASAFTAIAAAFVIERCGRRLAFCLGGLACTVGGLVSVWAISHRHFVAFCVGTALVGVFQAFARFYRLAAADAAAVAEKPRAIAAVLTGGVVAAVCGPAIAAWSRDMLQAEPFAGSYLVVALFGVATILLLLLAYREPARTEAGAGDEAVLPARPLGEIVRRPVFLAAFANNGIGNAVMMFVMTATPIAAVACGHSIGQGAQIIEWHLVGMYAPSFFSGWLLQRFGTARMLACGTLLCAVAALAALASTALPAFYLALLCLGVGWNFMFVGGTALLAASYRPSERARTQAAAEFSAAVLTALATLAAGQVLHRHGWQAVNLAVLPALAVALALTLAWQRQVRREQAGALAAGAAV
- a CDS encoding GlxA family transcriptional regulator, which gives rise to MPARLSLASDTPRTVVIVAPDPAQELDVTGPSAVFGQANRVSGRECPPYRLRVASVRDDGLIRTESGLRMLADAPYHGIAAGLDGPIDTLLIAGGAGHASAADDARLTTWLRAQAPTVRRLGAVCTGAFVLAATGLLDTHRATTHWRHADRLAARHPRVQVDPDPIWIREGGLYTSAGVTAGMDLALALVEEDLGHAASLAVARELVLFLRRPGSQAQFSTVLQAQAAQAPELRELQAWIADHLARDLSVAVLAERVAMSPRNFARVFAREVGETPARYVERLRVEAVRRLLESGDQRLEAVARLAGFGNADVMRQAFLRHVQTTPERYRAAFRAVPAADGRAA
- a CDS encoding bifunctional cytochrome P450/NADPH--P450 reductase; the protein is MTQAATSSSQAPVAGRPAASLQPIPRDPGWPLVGNILQIKPGAFAQHLMARARAHEGIFELDFAGRRVPFVTSAALAAELADAARFRKFIGPPLSFLRDVAGDGLFTAHTDEANWGRAHRILMPAFSQRAMKGYFDVMLRVAMRLVDKWDRQGPDADIAVSDDMTRLTLDTIALSGFGYDFDSFASQQLHPFIDAMVGALEEAMGKLTRFPLQDRFMHAAHRKFAEDTRFMRELVDDVIRQRRQSPTPARDLLNLMLEARDPETDQRLDDVNIRNQVITFLIAGHETTSGLLTFALYELMRHPGVLAQAYAEVDAVLPGDAPPAYADLARLQVLDRVLKETLRLWPTAPAFSVAPFEDTVIGGRYRIHKDRRVAVVLTALHRDPAVWDDPERFDIDRFLPENEARIHPHAYKPFGNGERACIGRQFALTEAKLALALMLRHFQLHDPHDYQFRIKETLTLKPDHFLLRARRRRPHERIVVAAPASGAVTAAAARPVVAAGGETLAVLCASSLGTARELAEQVQAGALAAGYEATLHDLDDALGKLPTQGLAVIVAATYNGRAPDNARRFEAMLDAAGDAPGDWRAGGLRYAVLGCGNSQWATYQAFPKRLDTFFAAAGARPLLARGEADGNADFDQAAEQWLAALWSALAQQQPHAPGPAPGAEGAPPLAVEVALRGIDEIRASVLPSNTQPFTVLANRELVSDPAGLWDFAVEAPRTSTRDIRLRLPEGARYAAGDHLAVYPQNRPALVHDLCERLDLDPEAVVTLSAPRAGAARGLPLGQPLPLRALLTHFVELQDVVSRQTLRLLAQRTRCPFTRQSLERLGSDDAAQGYAAQVAAHRLGLPDLLARFPAIELDLAGLLACVVPMRPRFYSIASSPLVSPDVATLTVGTVLAPALSGRGQFRGVASNWLQGLAPGATVAAAIRTPNPPFAPEADPAQAMILIGPGTGIAPFRGFLEERAAQQAAGQAVAPVELYFGCRHPQHDWLYRDEMLAWQAQGVARLHVAHSATGAPARFVQDLLWQQRAELWRQLSAGAVVYLCGDGRQMAPAVRKTLMDIAVAEGGLDGDAASAWFAGLVAEGRYRQDVFN
- a CDS encoding TetR family transcriptional regulator; the protein is MEDIADGKRRLIDAALRLAAAKRSFAALGLRELAREAGLNPNTFYRHFRDMEDLALTAIAEVSDALRPMLREVRWAAARDSSQAVAERTCGAFFAYAHGHADAFLLALCGSTGPQPGLRAAIRQLLADIAAEIAEDIERLQLIPSLPRATVDAACAEIVFHLFHLSAEYLEADEAGRRAHVGRAVRFVAWLLHGAAATQAGEACRAAEAAGAARLSAR
- a CDS encoding sterol desaturase family protein is translated as MLHSLLALLDNAVAALQTLLYIDIVQPLCFHFGLMGYDEDAYDALYWVIIGVLQVAAMYALLRPLEALRPIERWPDRKDVRADVIYTWIGKLGVINLTFFFLLQPLFHHWQSLLVMHGMPAIALDRLLPDADERPVASFLVYLVALDFAGYWYHRWQHRFGLWWELHAVHHSQQQMSLWTDDRNHFLDELLQAAFFALISLFIGMQPSQFVVLVALGNFMQSVQHVNARLPFGPLLERLVVSPAFHRRHHAIGYGHEGTRYGCNFGVLFPWWDMLFGTASWERQPEPTGIREQLPPPLGSGRDYGRGVMAQQWRAFGRMAQRLRGGHGAAVVVQD
- a CDS encoding cation diffusion facilitator family transporter; the encoded protein is MAPLRGDAEDGLAARQATARLSTLVSVAVNSVLSVVQIVAGLLSGSSGLVADGVHTLSDLVADFVVLFAGHQGGKAPDEDHHYGHQRYENAASLALGLLLLAVGIGMLWSAAHKLQHPEDIPHVTSVALWVALATLVAKESLFRYMLAAAQRVRSSMLVANAWHARSDAASSLVVACGIGGNLLGYHLLDPVAAIVVGLMVARMGWGFSREALRDLTDRAADAETVEALRVLIAATPGVQGVHDLKTRKMGDMILVDVHLEVDGSLSVAQGHAIATEASNRAMARADVLNVMTHVDPVSVPR
- a CDS encoding beta-propeller fold lactonase family protein, whose amino-acid sequence is MPVSSLSSLRRPLAALASLTLLAGCLACATAARAAEPVIVLDSGEASLTLIDQATHKVLRTEPTGKEPHHLLATPDQHALIVANSVSNSLMFLDPHTGKVQRLSEGVEDPYQLGFSPDHKWFLTAGLRLDRVDIYHYDGQQLTLARRLPLGRTPSHLNFTSDGRLAFVTLQDSGELAAIDLATQSVLWKLPVGSTPAGLWMTPGDRYLLVGMTGEDDVKVVDWRARQVVKSIPTGRGAHNFRDLDDGQRVAVSNRVASTISLIDYRTLQKTGDIAGLLPGPDDMALSADHRYLWVTFRFARHVGVIDLPARKLVDTIAVGRSPHGIFFADGAPVHAPNPD
- the arfB gene encoding alternative ribosome rescue aminoacyl-tRNA hydrolase ArfB; this translates as MHGEPTIPHHEYEITAIRAQGAGGQNINKVSNAVHLRFDIRASSLPADHQERLLQLHDHRITRDGVVVIKAQQHRSLEANREEAVRRLHELVRSVATPPRVRRATRPTLASRRRRLEGKSQRSALKVQRGKVVE